The Lycium barbarum isolate Lr01 chromosome 9, ASM1917538v2, whole genome shotgun sequence genome has a segment encoding these proteins:
- the LOC132610840 gene encoding histone H2B.3-like, giving the protein MAPPKAEKKPVAEKAEKSSKAGKKLPKDAAVAGDKKKKRSKKSIETYKIYIFKVLKQVHPDIGVSSKAMGIMNSFINDIFEKLAQESSRLARYNKKPTITSREIQTAVRLVLPGELAKHAVSEGTKAVTKFTSS; this is encoded by the coding sequence ATGGCACCACCAAAGGCAGAGAAGAAGCCAGTAGCCGAAAAAGCCGAGAAATCATCAAAGGCCGGAAAAAAACTCCCAAAAGACGCTGCCGTTGCTGGTgacaaaaaaaagaagagatCAAAAAAGTCTATTGAAACCTACAAGATTTACATCTTCAAGGTTCTCAAGCAAGTTCATCCCGACATCGGTGTTTCAAGCAAAGCTATGGGTATTATGAACAGTTTTATTAATGATATATTTGAGAAGCTTGCTCAAGAATCTTCCAGATTGGCTAGGTATAATAAGAAGCCTACGATTACTTCAAGGGAAATTCAGACTGCTGTGAGACTTGTACTTCCTGGTGAATTGGCTAAGCATGCTGTATCTGAAGGCACTAAGGCTGTTACCAAATTCACCAGCTCttag
- the LOC132611173 gene encoding potassium transporter 5-like, which yields MGSNIEESQDDVQVLKGKKGSSLKLRRHDSLDVEASRMPDAKKVVGLSVMLKLAFQSIGVVYGDIGTSPLYVFSSIFLGGIKHEEDVLGALSLILYTITLIPVVKYVFIVLQANDNGDGGTFALYSLICRYSKVGLIPSTMAEDKDVSTFKLDMPDRRTRRASQLKSMLEKSEFAKFFLLFATMLGTSMVIGDGVLTPCISVLSAVGGVKAAAPDVMTENRIVWLAVAILIVLFMFQRFGTEKVGYTFAPILCLWFVLIAGIGVYNFAIYDATIIRALNPMYIVAYFQRNGKEAWISLGGVVMCITGAEALFADVGHFSVRSIQVSMCFVTYPALILAYLGQAAYLTKHTEDVADTFYKSVPQSIYWPMFAVAVLAAIIASQALISGTFAIIQQSLALGCFPRVKIVHTSSKHHGQIYIPEINNLLMICCVLTTIGFKTTEKLGNAYGIAVVFVMFLTSCFLVLVMIMIWKTHILLIIAYCLCIVSVELIFLSSVLYKFDQGGYLPLAFAMFLMLIMYVWNYVYRKKYHYELENKISPEKVKETVDQTNSHHRLPGLAIFYSELVHGIPPIFKHYVENVPALHSVLVFASVKSLPISKVPLEERFLFRRVKPYDLYVFRCVVRYGYNDIRNEEEPFEKLLVARLKHFIKEDYMFSIQANGDDQGEAASLIEKDVELLERASNTGVVHLVGEQDIIAGKGSGVAKRVVINYAYSFLKRNLRQSNKVFDIPTKRMLKVGMTCEL from the exons atgGGGAGCAACATTGAGGAAAGCCAAGATGATGTTCAAGTACTCAAGGGAAAGAAAGGTTCTAGCCTGAAGTTGAGGCGACATGATTCCTTAGATGTGGAAGCCAGCAGGATGCCCGATGCCAAAAAG GTAGTGGGATTGTCTGTGATGCTAAAACTGGCATTCCAAAGCATAGGAGTGGTGTATGGAGATATTGGAACGTCACCATTGTACGTGTTTTCATCCATCTTTCTTGGTGGAATAAAGCACGAAGAAGATGTACTAGGCGCTCTCTCTCTCATCTTGTACACGATCACCTTAATCCCTGTCGTGAAGTACGTCTTTATTGTTCTCCAAGCTAATGACAACGGAGATG GGGGTACGTTTGCCTTATATTCATTGATATGCCGATATTCCAAGGTGGGATTGATTCCAAGTACAATGGCAGAAGACAAGGATGTGTCGACTTTTAAACTTGATATGCCCGATAGACGTACACGTCGGGCATCTCAGCTTAAGTCGATGCTAGAAAAGAGCGAATTTGCAAAGTTCTTTCTGCTATTTGCCACAATGCTTGGTACTTCCATGGTTATTGGAGATGGTGTCCTAACGCCCTGTATTTCAG TTTTGTCTGCTGTTGGAGGAGTCAAAGCAGCTGCTCCAGACGTCATGACTGAAA ACAGGATCGTTTGGCTTGCAGTAGCCATCTTGATAGTGCTGTTTATGTTTCAAAGATTTGGAACTGAAAAAGTTGGCTACACATTTGCACCTATACTTTGTTTATGGTTTGTATTGATTGCTGGCATTGGCGTTTACAACTTCGCGATCTACGATGCAACTATTATCCGAGCTCTTAATCCTATGTACATCGTAGCCTATTTTCAGAGGAACGGAAAGGAGGCTTGGATTTCCCTTGGTGGAGTTGTTATGTGCATAACAG GAGCTGAGGCACTGTTTGCAGATGTTGGTCATTTTAGTGTTCGATCTATACAAGTAAGTATGTGCTTTGTTACATACCCGGCTCTCATATTAGCATACCTTGGTCAGGCTGCCTATTTAACGAAACACACTGAGGATGTTGCTGATACTTTCTACAAATCCGTACCAC AGAGTATATATTGGCCAATGTTTGCGGTGGCAGTGTTAGCGGCTATCATTGCAAGTCAAGCCTTGATTTCCGGGACATTCGCTATAATCCAGCAATCCCTGGCATTAGGATGCTTTCCTCGTGTTAAAATTGTGCATACATCATCCAAACATCACGGACAAATCTACATTCCTGAAATCAATAACCTTCTCATGATCTGTTGTGTTCTTACCACTATTGGATTCAAGACTACCGAAAAGCTTGGCAATGCTTATG GAATAGCGGTGGTGTTTGTGATGTTCCTAACATCGTGCTTCCTCGTACTAGTTATGATCATGATATGGAAAACTCACATTCTTCTTATAATCGCCTATTGTCTATGCATTGTTTCGGTTGAGCTTATATTTCTAAGCTCAGTCCTGTACAAGTTTGATCAAGGCGGTTACCTTCCACTGGCTTTCGCTATGTTCCTAATGCTTATCATGTACGTGTGGAACTATGTGTACCGAAAGAAATATCACTACGAGCTAGAAAACAAGATCTCTCCTGAAAAAGTTAAGGAAACCGTGGACCAGACGAATTCACATCACCGCCTTCCAGGGCTTGCAATTTTCTACTCTGAACTTGTTCATGGAATTCCACCAATCTTCAAGCATTATGTGGAGAATGTGCCTGCTTTACACTCTGTCCTTGTCTTCGCTTCTGTCAAATCACTTCCCATAAGCAAAGTGCCACTAGAAGAAAGGTTCCTCTTCCGCAGGGTGAAGCCATATGATCTCTACGTGTTCCGATGTGTGGTAAGATATGGATACAATGACATACGTAATGAGGAAGAGCCCTTCGAGAAATTATTAGTAGCGAGGCTAAAACACTTTATCAAGGAAGATTACATGTTCTCCATTCAAGCAAACGGAGACGATCAAGGAGAGGCTGCTTCCTTAATTGAGAAGGACGTCGAGCTGCTTGAGAGAGCTTCTAATACAGGAGTGGTTCATTTGGTAGGAGAACAAGACATTATCGCTGGCAAGGGATCTGGTGTAGCAAAAAGAGTGGTGATCAATTATGCATACAGTTTCCTCAAAAGGAACTTAAGGCAGAGTAACAAAGTATTTGATATACCAACTAAGCGCATGTTGAAAGTTGGAATGACATGTGAGCTTTAG